A window from Actinomycetospora corticicola encodes these proteins:
- the mtrB gene encoding MtrAB system histidine kinase MtrB, giving the protein MADRLAGLRRRAELALAERVGAVRVLWRRSMQLRVVLSTVAMSTVVVLVLGLVLQTQIADRLLEGKEQAALVQADISRGNLERDLARVDPDRDGTQATLDEALDGLTSSGSGSDRDAGAFEAVLVAGTEAIGTPGAVGATGSVTDPSSGPASVVPPQLRAPVLKGFLATKYVTVSQAGRPDVPAYVVGQPVRTAGRNLQLYLIFPLSAEQRTLALIQSTLALAGLALLGLLAGISSIVTRQVVRPVRQAADVAERFADGHLDERMPVYGDDEVARLAESYNEMAASIQQQIHQLEEFGALQRRFTSDVSHELRTPLTTVRMAAEVLHAQAEDMDRIAQRSAQLLVDELDRFESLLGDLLEISRLDAGVAELAVEQVDVRDVVRRAAETVRHLVDDSATPLLLDLTDPAVAEVDPRRVERILRNLLANAIDHGESRPVEVRVAADEHAVAVVVRDHGIGLKPGEAGLVFNRFWRADPSRQRRSGGTGLGLAISLEDARLQGGWLQAWGETDHGSVFRLTLPREAGDLLRTSPLPLIPVSAAPAEAEPGIHEAAGTTGTALPPPETGEFAAIVPEDLPDPSSGPETERSGARPSGTPEDVR; this is encoded by the coding sequence GTGGCTGACCGTCTCGCCGGGCTCCGTCGTCGCGCCGAACTGGCCCTCGCCGAGCGGGTCGGCGCCGTCCGCGTGCTGTGGCGCCGCTCGATGCAGCTGCGCGTGGTGCTCTCCACGGTCGCGATGTCGACCGTGGTGGTGCTGGTGCTCGGGCTGGTCCTGCAGACCCAGATCGCGGACCGGCTGCTCGAGGGCAAGGAGCAGGCCGCCCTGGTGCAGGCCGACATCAGCCGCGGCAACCTCGAGCGCGATCTCGCCCGGGTCGACCCCGACCGCGACGGCACGCAGGCCACGCTCGACGAGGCCCTCGACGGGCTCACGTCGTCGGGTTCCGGGTCGGACCGGGACGCCGGGGCGTTCGAGGCCGTGCTGGTGGCCGGCACGGAGGCGATCGGGACGCCGGGGGCGGTGGGGGCGACCGGGTCGGTGACCGACCCGTCGTCGGGACCGGCGAGCGTGGTGCCCCCGCAGCTGCGCGCCCCGGTGCTCAAGGGCTTCCTCGCGACCAAGTACGTGACGGTGAGCCAGGCCGGGCGCCCGGACGTGCCCGCCTACGTCGTGGGGCAGCCGGTGCGGACCGCCGGTCGCAACCTGCAGCTGTACCTGATCTTCCCACTCTCGGCGGAGCAGCGGACGCTCGCGCTGATCCAGTCGACGCTGGCCCTCGCCGGGCTGGCGCTGCTGGGCCTGCTCGCGGGCATCTCGAGCATCGTGACGCGGCAGGTCGTCCGGCCGGTGCGGCAGGCCGCGGACGTGGCCGAGCGGTTCGCCGACGGCCACCTCGACGAGCGGATGCCGGTCTACGGCGACGACGAGGTGGCGCGCCTCGCGGAGTCGTACAACGAGATGGCCGCGAGCATCCAGCAGCAGATCCACCAGCTCGAGGAGTTCGGCGCGCTGCAGCGGCGCTTCACCTCCGACGTCAGCCACGAGCTGCGGACGCCGCTGACGACGGTCCGGATGGCGGCCGAGGTCCTGCACGCGCAGGCCGAGGACATGGACCGGATCGCGCAGCGCAGCGCGCAGCTGCTGGTGGACGAGCTGGACCGCTTCGAGTCCCTGCTCGGCGACCTGCTCGAGATCAGCCGGCTCGACGCCGGGGTCGCCGAGCTCGCCGTCGAGCAGGTCGACGTCCGCGACGTGGTGCGCCGCGCCGCCGAGACCGTTCGCCACCTCGTGGACGACAGCGCGACCCCACTGCTGCTGGACCTCACCGACCCGGCCGTGGCCGAGGTCGATCCGCGCCGGGTCGAGCGCATCCTGCGCAACCTCCTGGCCAACGCGATCGACCACGGCGAGAGCCGGCCGGTGGAGGTGCGGGTCGCGGCCGACGAGCACGCCGTGGCCGTCGTGGTGCGCGACCACGGGATCGGGCTCAAGCCCGGCGAGGCCGGCCTGGTGTTCAACCGGTTCTGGCGCGCCGACCCCTCCCGGCAGCGCCGCAGCGGCGGCACCGGCCTGGGCCTCGCGATCAGCCTCGAGGACGCGCGCCTGCAGGGCGGCTGGCTGCAGGCGTGGGGGGAGACCGACCACGGCTCCGTGTTCCGCCTGACGCTCCCGCGCGAGGCGGGGGACCTGCTGCGCACCAGCCCGCTGCCACTCATCCCCGTCTCGGCGGCGCCCGCGGAGGCCGAGCCCGGCATCCACGAGGCCGCGGGCACCACCGGGACGGCGCTGCCGCCCCCGGAGACCGGCGAGTTCGCGGCGATCGTGCCCGAGGACCTGCCGGACCCGTCGTCGGGACCGGAGACGGAGCGCAGCGGAGCTCGACCGTCGGGAACGCCGGAGGACGTGCGATGA
- the secA gene encoding preprotein translocase subunit SecA, with amino-acid sequence MVLNRLLRAGEARTVKRLGAIADYVDTFADEIEALSDAELRGKTQEFRDRYADGESLDDMLGEAFAVVREGAKRTLGQFHYRVQLMGGAALHLGNVAEMRTGEGKTLVSTLPAYLNGITGDGVHVVTTNDYLARRDSEWMGRVHRFLGLTVGAIYSEMPPEERREAYKADITYGTNNEFGFDYLRDNMAWAKSECVQRGHVFAIVDEVDSILIDEARTPLIISGPAEQSARWYSEFARLAPKMSKDLHYEVDERKKTVGVTEEGVAFIEDQLGIENLYEAANTPLVGYLNNAIKVKELFLKDKDYIVRDGEVLIVDEFTGRVLAGRRYNEGLHQAIEAKEGVEIKQENQTLATITLQNYFRLYEKLSGMTGTAQTEAAELSKTYKLGVVPIPTNRPPQRVDQPDLVYKTEAAKFEAVADDIAEHYERGQPVLIGTTSVERSEYLAKLLVQRGVEHSVLNAKFHEQEAGIIAQAGRRRAVTVATNMAGRGTDIVLGGNPDFIADLELRAKGLDPVETREEYEAAWDDTLARVKDDVRREGEEVKKAGGLYVLGTERHESRRIDNQLRGRAGRQGDPGESRFYLSLGDELMRRFNGAMVETIMTRFNLPEDMPIEAKMVSRAIRSAQTQVEQQNFEIRKDILEYDEVMNQQRTVIYDERHRVLDGENLSEQIQNMIVDVVTAYVDGATSEGYSEDWDLEKLWEGLRQLYPVGVNWEDVAEEHDDIDRDLLMEILTEDALEAYRRREAEIDGIVPEGGMRELERQVILSVLDRKWREHLYEMDYLKQGIGLRAMAQRDPKIEYKREGFEMFTSMMEGIKEESVGFLFNLTIQVEEVAPVDAVPGANPNTDTAMQPAITPEPPQDGRRLTTAGAAPVSAPPRPLGPNGGPVPGRPTAPPRMVPPDPRSTPTTAIPAAGRPPAPVDRPSQPSGPQPPVAPVPTGRSGRVPTGRQGRQAPRPAEPATQPTAAGPAMSQLNGGPVPDAFRGAGLGGHRPQQLNYSGPDEDGRAAAGGGNGQQGGRHAGGGNPGNPQQARRADTPSRNAPCPCGSGRKYKQCHGAPARG; translated from the coding sequence GTGGTGCTGAACCGACTGCTGCGGGCCGGCGAGGCGAGGACGGTCAAGCGCCTCGGCGCCATCGCGGACTACGTCGACACCTTCGCCGACGAGATCGAGGCGCTCTCCGACGCCGAGCTGCGGGGCAAGACCCAGGAGTTCCGCGACCGCTACGCGGACGGGGAGTCGCTCGACGACATGCTGGGCGAGGCGTTCGCCGTCGTCCGCGAGGGGGCCAAGCGCACCCTCGGGCAGTTCCACTACCGCGTGCAGCTCATGGGCGGCGCGGCGCTGCACCTGGGCAACGTCGCCGAGATGCGCACCGGCGAGGGCAAGACGCTGGTCTCCACGCTGCCCGCCTACCTCAACGGCATCACCGGCGACGGCGTCCACGTGGTCACCACGAACGACTACCTCGCCCGCCGCGACTCGGAGTGGATGGGCCGCGTCCACCGCTTCCTCGGCCTGACCGTCGGCGCGATCTACTCGGAGATGCCGCCCGAGGAGCGCCGCGAGGCCTACAAGGCCGACATCACCTACGGCACGAACAACGAGTTCGGCTTCGACTACCTGCGCGACAACATGGCGTGGGCGAAGTCCGAGTGCGTGCAGCGCGGCCACGTCTTCGCGATCGTCGACGAGGTCGACTCGATCCTCATCGACGAGGCCCGGACGCCGCTGATCATCTCCGGCCCCGCCGAGCAGAGCGCCCGCTGGTACTCCGAGTTCGCGCGCCTGGCCCCGAAGATGTCGAAGGACCTGCACTACGAGGTCGACGAGCGGAAGAAGACCGTCGGGGTCACCGAGGAGGGCGTCGCCTTCATCGAGGACCAGCTCGGCATCGAGAACCTCTACGAGGCCGCGAACACCCCGCTGGTCGGTTACCTGAACAACGCGATCAAGGTCAAGGAGCTCTTCCTCAAGGACAAGGACTACATCGTCCGCGACGGCGAGGTCCTGATCGTCGACGAGTTCACCGGCCGCGTGCTCGCCGGCCGCCGCTACAACGAGGGTCTGCACCAGGCGATCGAGGCGAAGGAGGGCGTCGAGATCAAGCAGGAGAACCAGACGCTCGCCACGATCACGCTGCAGAACTACTTCCGCCTCTACGAGAAGCTCTCCGGGATGACCGGTACGGCCCAGACCGAGGCCGCCGAGCTGTCCAAGACCTACAAGCTCGGCGTCGTGCCGATCCCGACCAACCGGCCGCCGCAGCGCGTCGACCAGCCCGACCTGGTCTACAAGACCGAGGCGGCCAAGTTCGAGGCCGTGGCCGACGACATCGCCGAGCACTACGAGCGCGGCCAGCCGGTGCTGATCGGCACCACGAGCGTCGAGCGCTCCGAGTACCTCGCGAAGCTGCTCGTGCAGCGCGGCGTCGAGCACTCCGTGCTCAACGCGAAGTTCCACGAGCAGGAGGCCGGGATCATCGCCCAGGCCGGCCGCCGCCGGGCCGTCACGGTCGCCACGAACATGGCCGGTCGAGGCACCGACATCGTCCTCGGCGGCAACCCCGACTTCATCGCCGACCTCGAGCTGCGCGCCAAGGGCCTCGACCCGGTCGAGACGCGCGAGGAGTACGAGGCGGCGTGGGACGACACCCTCGCCCGGGTCAAGGACGACGTGCGACGCGAGGGCGAGGAGGTCAAGAAGGCCGGCGGCCTCTACGTCCTCGGCACCGAGCGGCACGAGTCGCGGCGCATCGACAACCAGCTCCGCGGTCGCGCGGGCCGCCAGGGCGACCCCGGCGAGTCCCGCTTCTACCTCTCGCTCGGCGACGAGCTCATGCGCCGGTTCAACGGTGCCATGGTCGAGACGATCATGACGCGGTTCAACCTGCCCGAGGACATGCCGATCGAGGCCAAGATGGTCTCCCGGGCGATCCGCAGCGCGCAGACCCAGGTCGAGCAGCAGAACTTCGAGATCCGCAAGGACATCCTCGAGTACGACGAGGTCATGAACCAGCAGCGGACGGTGATCTACGACGAGCGCCACCGCGTGCTCGACGGCGAGAACCTGTCCGAGCAGATCCAGAACATGATCGTCGACGTCGTCACCGCCTACGTCGACGGTGCGACGTCCGAGGGCTACAGCGAGGACTGGGACCTCGAGAAGCTCTGGGAGGGCCTGCGCCAGCTCTACCCGGTCGGGGTGAACTGGGAGGACGTGGCCGAGGAGCACGACGACATCGACCGCGACCTCCTCATGGAGATCCTCACCGAGGACGCGCTCGAGGCCTACCGGCGCCGCGAGGCCGAGATCGACGGCATCGTGCCCGAGGGCGGGATGCGCGAGCTCGAGCGCCAGGTGATCCTCTCGGTGCTCGACCGCAAGTGGCGCGAGCACCTGTACGAGATGGACTACCTCAAGCAGGGCATCGGCCTGCGAGCGATGGCGCAGCGCGACCCGAAGATCGAGTACAAGCGCGAGGGCTTCGAGATGTTCACCTCCATGATGGAGGGCATCAAGGAGGAGTCCGTCGGCTTCCTGTTCAACCTGACGATCCAGGTCGAGGAGGTCGCCCCGGTCGACGCGGTGCCCGGGGCGAACCCGAACACCGACACGGCGATGCAGCCCGCGATCACGCCGGAGCCGCCGCAGGACGGCCGTCGGCTCACGACGGCGGGTGCGGCGCCGGTCTCGGCCCCGCCCCGGCCACTGGGCCCGAACGGGGGCCCGGTGCCGGGCCGCCCGACCGCGCCCCCGCGCATGGTCCCGCCGGACCCGCGCTCGACGCCGACCACCGCGATCCCGGCGGCGGGCCGGCCCCCGGCCCCCGTCGACCGGCCGTCCCAGCCGAGCGGTCCGCAGCCGCCCGTGGCCCCGGTGCCGACCGGCCGCTCGGGCCGGGTGCCGACCGGACGGCAGGGCCGCCAGGCCCCGCGCCCGGCCGAGCCGGCCACGCAGCCGACCGCGGCCGGCCCCGCGATGTCGCAGCTGAACGGCGGCCCGGTGCCGGACGCGTTCCGCGGCGCCGGGCTGGGCGGACACCGTCCGCAGCAGCTCAACTACTCGGGTCCCGACGAGGACGGCCGGGCGGCCGCCGGTGGCGGGAACGGCCAGCAGGGCGGTCGGCACGCGGGCGGCGGCAACCCCGGTAACCCGCAGCAGGCACGCCGGGCCGACACCCCGTCGCGCAACGCGCCGTGCCCCTGCGGCTCCGGTCGCAAGTACAAGCAGTGCCACGGGGCGCCCGCCCGGGGCTGA
- a CDS encoding ComF family protein gives MIPALRRAVRALLDLLLPTPCGGCDAVVAPGEGLCTACRADLARPVPTPELAGLPPALALAPYRGAPRRAVIAYKERGRRDLAVPLAGALAAALAQALPREECLLVPAPSRPGAARARGGDHMLRLARAVAAGGDHVALPALALSWRARDSVGLDARARAANLAAHLRVRPGLRPPTGRPAVVLLDDVLTTGATALACSRALAAAGLPVDLVLVVTAVGARRPVVPGGRLPRRGVTRTAAPRPVSSRREQDAAVRPHPAVELRSAASPPTRETPARHLPATRRNR, from the coding sequence GTGATCCCCGCCCTGCGGCGTGCCGTGCGCGCCCTGCTCGACCTGCTGCTCCCGACCCCGTGCGGCGGCTGCGACGCCGTGGTGGCGCCGGGGGAGGGGCTCTGCACGGCCTGCCGGGCCGACCTGGCGCGGCCGGTACCGACCCCCGAGCTGGCCGGGCTCCCGCCCGCCCTGGCGCTCGCGCCCTACCGCGGAGCACCCCGGCGGGCCGTGATCGCCTACAAGGAGCGCGGCCGCCGGGACCTCGCCGTGCCCCTGGCCGGGGCCCTCGCGGCGGCGCTCGCCCAGGCCCTCCCGCGCGAGGAGTGCCTGCTCGTTCCCGCGCCCTCCCGGCCGGGGGCGGCCCGGGCGCGGGGCGGCGACCACATGCTGCGGCTGGCCCGGGCGGTCGCGGCCGGCGGCGACCACGTCGCGCTGCCCGCCCTGGCGCTGTCGTGGCGGGCGCGGGACTCCGTCGGTCTGGACGCCCGGGCGCGCGCCGCGAACCTGGCGGCCCACCTGCGGGTCCGGCCGGGCCTCCGCCCGCCGACCGGGCGACCCGCGGTGGTGCTGCTCGACGACGTCCTCACCACCGGGGCCACCGCCCTGGCGTGCTCACGCGCCCTGGCGGCCGCGGGGCTGCCCGTCGACCTGGTCCTGGTCGTCACCGCGGTCGGGGCCCGGCGACCGGTGGTGCCCGGGGGTCGCCTCCCTCGACGGGGGGTCACCCGGACGGCTGCACCGCGCCCGGTGTCCAGCCGCCGGGAGCAGGACGCGGCCGTCCGTCCCCACCCCGCGGTCGAGCTCCGCTCCGCTGCGTCTCCCCCGACCAGGGAGACGCCCGCCCGACACCTTCCGGCCACCCGCCGGAATCGCTAG
- the mtrA gene encoding MtrAB system response regulator MtrA: protein MSSRILVVDDDSSLAEMLTIVLQGEGFETTVVSDGAEALPTVRESAPDLVLLDLMLPGMNGIDVCRAIRAESGVPVVMLTAKTDTVDIVLGLESGADDYIVKPFKPKELVARIRARLRQFPSEPSEQMQIGDVTIDVPAHQVRRGGAPIPLTPLEFDLLVALARKPRQVFTREVLLEQVWGYRHAADTRLVNVHVQRLRSKVEKDPEHPEVVLTVRGVGYKAGPP from the coding sequence ATGAGTTCCCGGATCCTGGTCGTGGACGACGACTCCTCGCTCGCCGAGATGCTGACGATCGTCCTGCAGGGCGAGGGGTTCGAGACGACCGTCGTCTCCGACGGGGCCGAGGCACTGCCGACCGTGCGGGAGTCCGCGCCGGATCTGGTGCTGCTCGACCTGATGCTCCCGGGGATGAACGGGATCGACGTGTGCCGGGCGATCCGGGCGGAGTCCGGGGTGCCCGTCGTCATGCTGACGGCGAAGACCGACACGGTGGACATCGTCCTCGGCCTGGAGTCGGGGGCGGACGACTACATCGTCAAGCCGTTCAAGCCGAAGGAACTGGTCGCGCGGATCCGGGCGCGGCTGCGGCAGTTCCCCAGCGAGCCGAGCGAGCAGATGCAGATCGGCGACGTGACGATCGACGTGCCGGCGCACCAGGTGCGGCGGGGCGGCGCCCCGATCCCGCTGACGCCGCTGGAGTTCGACCTGCTGGTGGCACTGGCCCGCAAGCCGCGGCAGGTGTTCACCCGCGAGGTGCTGCTGGAGCAGGTGTGGGGCTACCGGCACGCGGCGGACACGCGGCTGGTCAACGTCCACGTGCAGCGGCTGCGCTCGAAGGTGGAGAAGGACCCGGAGCACCCCGAGGTGGTGCTCACGGTGCGCGGCGTCGGCTACAAGGCCGGACCGCCCTGA
- a CDS encoding Rv3235 family protein — MSVAAHDPAPASTGGDTGRGRPEVTTPGVRPRAGRVCAAPRLARRMDRRPAPRLRSLQAVRAVPVARAEPEPAPEVTSTAWDAAMEAARSQVGPVALRVLSAVAEVLDGRRPVGHLEGVCPAGILPVVRAAARRPAVRGTRVRGLRMCPLVTTGAAPALAVEVAGALCPPAGRGTAGRTRAVAARFERHDDAWRLTELVVG, encoded by the coding sequence ATGAGCGTCGCGGCACACGACCCCGCACCGGCGTCGACGGGAGGCGACACCGGACGCGGGAGGCCCGAGGTCACGACGCCGGGCGTCCGGCCGCGGGCCGGGCGGGTCTGCGCCGCGCCCCGGCTGGCGCGCCGGATGGACCGACGGCCGGCGCCGCGGCTGCGGTCGTTGCAGGCCGTCCGGGCCGTGCCCGTGGCGCGGGCGGAGCCGGAGCCGGCTCCCGAGGTCACCTCCACCGCCTGGGACGCGGCGATGGAGGCGGCCCGCTCGCAGGTGGGCCCGGTGGCCCTCCGGGTGCTCTCGGCCGTCGCCGAGGTGCTCGACGGGCGGCGTCCGGTCGGTCATCTCGAGGGCGTCTGTCCCGCCGGAATCCTGCCGGTGGTGCGGGCGGCGGCGCGTCGACCCGCCGTCCGGGGCACGCGTGTGCGCGGGCTCCGGATGTGCCCGCTGGTGACGACGGGGGCCGCCCCCGCGCTCGCCGTGGAGGTCGCGGGCGCCCTCTGTCCGCCGGCCGGCCGCGGGACGGCCGGGCGGACCCGTGCCGTGGCCGCCCGGTTCGAGCGGCACGACGACGCCTGGCGGCTCACCGAGCTGGTCGTGGGCTGA
- a CDS encoding LpqB family beta-propeller domain-containing protein, whose translation MTGGSRRRSPSRRSARPARAVLAAVLGLVALLPAGCATVPGSSDVTVLRRVGDPAEPSAPPGPARGAGPLEIVRGWILASGSTAERHSAARAFLSPATAGSWDDGASPTVVSDRVDTTFVAGSGQSPDASVRVRADKLGVLRPDGAFVADPGTVDVTVRLTQDNGVWRIADLPPGTIVRRTDLRANTRPVRIWFQAAVGGAPVAETRYLATSPARSVASRVLDELLSGPSEDLRGAALSALPAGAMLRSAVGTSADGVTTVDLTRIGPVDALDEARRTEIAQQIVLTLAGVGIDRVAPSVDGEPLVEGRTELGVGDVLAALPPVVRERPDLPSGNTASTAATPPALVVTGGRVLTVPDPSTATTNGPDLVTGVDDARSASLSPDGRDVAVVGNGLDGMRLWVGRTGAAATPSPVAGRVVSRPSWTPDGTEVWTVVDGTPVRAVRGAGGALTPVALDTAPLAGYGPPSTLRLSPDGTKVALVSGGRVLIATVIRDTGGGARLGPVRVLRPGPVGEALAGVLDVTWSQTDRLVAVGTALGRPVQVASVDGLELDSPTTTNLTPPVTAVAAAPERPTLVVDQGGLWSLPASGGDVWSSVPGGSNSSVPAYPG comes from the coding sequence ATGACCGGAGGGTCCCGACGGCGTTCTCCCTCCCGTCGCTCCGCTCGCCCCGCCCGGGCCGTGCTGGCCGCCGTCCTCGGGCTCGTCGCGCTGCTGCCGGCGGGCTGCGCGACGGTGCCCGGCTCGTCGGACGTCACGGTGCTGCGGCGGGTCGGCGACCCGGCCGAGCCGAGCGCCCCGCCCGGTCCCGCCCGGGGCGCGGGGCCGCTGGAGATCGTCCGCGGCTGGATCCTCGCCTCGGGCTCGACGGCGGAGCGGCACAGCGCGGCGCGGGCCTTCCTCAGTCCGGCGACCGCCGGGAGCTGGGACGACGGGGCCTCGCCGACCGTCGTCTCCGACCGCGTCGACACCACCTTCGTCGCCGGCAGCGGCCAGTCCCCGGACGCGTCGGTGCGGGTGCGGGCGGACAAGCTCGGCGTCCTGCGCCCGGACGGCGCCTTCGTGGCCGACCCGGGGACGGTCGACGTGACCGTGCGCCTCACGCAGGACAACGGGGTGTGGCGGATCGCCGACCTGCCGCCCGGGACGATCGTGCGCCGCACCGACCTGCGGGCGAACACGCGCCCGGTCCGCATCTGGTTCCAGGCGGCGGTGGGCGGCGCACCGGTGGCGGAGACCCGCTACCTCGCCACGAGCCCGGCCCGGTCGGTCGCGTCGCGGGTGCTCGACGAACTGCTGTCCGGGCCGTCGGAGGACCTGCGCGGGGCCGCCCTGTCCGCCCTCCCGGCGGGCGCGATGCTGCGCTCCGCGGTGGGCACGAGCGCGGACGGCGTGACCACCGTCGACCTCACCCGGATCGGTCCGGTCGACGCGCTCGACGAGGCGCGCCGGACGGAGATCGCCCAGCAGATCGTGCTCACGCTGGCCGGGGTCGGCATCGACCGCGTCGCCCCCAGCGTGGACGGCGAGCCGCTCGTCGAGGGGCGCACCGAGCTCGGCGTCGGCGACGTCCTCGCCGCCCTGCCGCCCGTCGTCCGGGAACGGCCCGACCTCCCGAGCGGGAACACGGCGTCGACCGCGGCCACCCCGCCCGCCCTCGTGGTGACCGGCGGCCGGGTGCTCACGGTGCCGGACCCGTCGACCGCGACCACGAACGGTCCCGACCTCGTCACCGGCGTCGACGACGCCCGCAGCGCCAGCCTCTCGCCCGACGGCCGCGACGTCGCCGTGGTCGGCAACGGTCTCGACGGGATGCGCCTGTGGGTGGGGCGCACGGGGGCCGCGGCCACCCCGAGCCCGGTCGCCGGTCGGGTCGTGAGCCGGCCGTCGTGGACCCCGGACGGCACCGAGGTGTGGACGGTGGTGGACGGGACCCCGGTGCGCGCGGTCCGCGGGGCCGGCGGCGCCCTGACGCCGGTCGCGCTCGACACCGCCCCGCTGGCCGGCTACGGCCCGCCGTCGACGCTGCGACTCTCCCCGGACGGCACGAAGGTCGCGCTGGTCTCCGGGGGACGCGTGCTCATCGCGACCGTCATCCGCGACACCGGCGGCGGCGCGCGGCTCGGGCCGGTGCGGGTGCTGCGGCCGGGCCCCGTCGGGGAGGCCCTCGCCGGCGTGCTGGACGTGACCTGGTCGCAGACCGACCGGCTGGTCGCGGTCGGCACGGCGCTCGGACGGCCGGTGCAGGTCGCCTCGGTCGACGGCCTCGAGCTCGACAGCCCGACCACCACGAACCTCACCCCGCCCGTCACCGCCGTCGCGGCGGCCCCGGAGCGGCCGACCCTCGTGGTGGACCAGGGCGGGCTCTGGTCGCTGCCGGCGAGCGGCGGCGACGTCTGGAGCTCCGTCCCCGGCGGGTCGAACTCGTCGGTGCCCGCCTACCCGGGCTAG
- the hpf gene encoding ribosome hibernation-promoting factor, HPF/YfiA family, giving the protein MEIVICGRNVEVPEHFRDHTTEKLARLGRYDHKVIRMSVELSHENNPRQTKTCQSVEITGRGRGPVVRAVASAGDFYSALDLAIGRLEERMRRSHDRRVHRTARRRVVVGAGGPGEELPTSGAELDEALPDPLREADDTAPTDTVPAAREALDDRFDREVDGDGPGHIARVKEHEAVPMTVDDALSRMELVGHDFFLFSDKSTGRPSVVYRRRGYDYGVIHLV; this is encoded by the coding sequence GTGGAGATCGTCATCTGTGGCCGCAACGTCGAGGTCCCGGAGCATTTCCGTGACCACACGACCGAGAAGTTGGCCCGACTCGGACGCTATGACCACAAGGTCATCCGGATGTCCGTCGAGCTCTCGCACGAGAACAACCCGCGCCAGACCAAGACCTGTCAGAGCGTGGAGATCACCGGCCGCGGACGCGGACCCGTCGTCCGCGCCGTCGCCAGCGCCGGCGACTTCTACTCCGCCCTCGACCTGGCCATCGGCCGCCTCGAGGAGCGGATGCGCCGTTCCCACGACCGTCGCGTGCACCGCACCGCGCGTCGCCGCGTGGTCGTCGGCGCCGGCGGACCGGGCGAGGAGCTGCCGACCTCCGGCGCCGAGCTCGACGAGGCCCTGCCCGACCCACTCCGGGAGGCCGACGACACCGCGCCGACCGACACCGTCCCGGCCGCCCGCGAGGCCCTCGACGACCGCTTCGACCGCGAGGTCGACGGCGACGGCCCCGGCCACATCGCCCGCGTGAAGGAGCACGAGGCGGTCCCCATGACGGTCGACGACGCCCTGTCGCGGATGGAACTGGTCGGGCACGACTTCTTCCTGTTCTCCGACAAGTCCACCGGCCGACCGAGCGTGGTCTACCGGCGCCGCGGCTACGACTACGGCGTCATCCACCTCGTCTGA
- a CDS encoding TrmH family RNA methyltransferase yields MPPAAPDDEVSPKDRFVTVYGRKPVLEALTDRALEVDKVVLAEGVDQRAVRLILDAARSRGVRVTRASAQRVKVLAGNGRQDQGVIADVVAPGMRTVERFLAELGPDAPARVLVLDGLTNPANVGMILRSATAAGLEGVLLPRRGLPSIDPLVVKASAGVAFHAPVLRAGTAAAGLAALAEAGFVLLGLDGGGATSLFDAELAPRTALVVGGETDGLTEEVRGELHGTVVIPMAGGVESLNAACAATLACFELTRRFTP; encoded by the coding sequence ATGCCACCTGCAGCGCCTGACGACGAGGTCTCCCCCAAGGACCGGTTCGTGACCGTCTACGGCCGCAAGCCGGTGCTCGAGGCCCTCACCGACCGCGCCCTGGAGGTCGACAAGGTCGTGCTCGCCGAGGGGGTCGACCAGCGCGCCGTGCGGCTGATCCTCGACGCCGCGCGCTCGCGCGGGGTCCGCGTGACGCGCGCCTCCGCCCAGCGGGTGAAGGTCCTCGCGGGCAACGGCCGGCAGGACCAGGGGGTCATCGCCGACGTCGTCGCCCCCGGCATGCGGACCGTCGAGCGGTTCCTCGCCGAGCTGGGCCCGGACGCGCCCGCCCGGGTGCTGGTCCTCGACGGGCTCACCAACCCGGCGAACGTCGGCATGATCCTGCGGTCCGCGACCGCGGCCGGACTGGAGGGCGTCCTGCTCCCCCGCCGCGGCCTCCCCTCGATCGACCCGCTGGTGGTCAAGGCCTCCGCGGGCGTCGCGTTCCACGCCCCGGTGCTGCGGGCCGGGACCGCCGCGGCCGGCCTGGCCGCCCTGGCCGAGGCCGGGTTCGTGCTGCTCGGGCTGGACGGTGGCGGAGCGACCTCGCTGTTCGACGCCGAGCTCGCCCCCCGCACGGCCCTCGTGGTCGGCGGGGAGACCGACGGCCTCACCGAGGAGGTCCGCGGCGAGCTGCACGGGACGGTGGTGATCCCGATGGCCGGGGGCGTCGAGTCGCTGAACGCGGCGTGTGCGGCCACCCTCGCGTGCTTCGAACTGACCCGGCGCTTTACCCCGTGA